From a single Sediminibacterium sp. KACHI17 genomic region:
- a CDS encoding phosphatidate cytidylyltransferase, translating into MAFNFQTFRTRALTAIVFVIVMLGGLLWNQWSFLALFAVIHVGCWIEYRSLIAKIDSRYQHISVVHLLGAIAAGIGFMCWMTGDLFLIGDLPLSEIGFRVLLISLTVLVLIKFIKWRVPDWKIIGYTVGGLIYISMSWGLLVNLYNYFDGNTYEKGWLLPMLIIATIWINDTMAYLVGSFIGKTPFSPISPKKTWEGTAGGAILAVAVVTAAGIYWLQLPMLQLLLITITSAVMGTLGDLLESKLKRMAGVKDSGSFMPGHGGFLDRFDSLLLAVPYVWLVLFLFG; encoded by the coding sequence ATGGCATTTAACTTTCAAACTTTTCGTACGCGTGCACTTACGGCGATTGTTTTTGTGATCGTGATGTTGGGTGGATTATTATGGAATCAATGGAGTTTTCTGGCATTGTTTGCTGTGATCCATGTTGGCTGCTGGATAGAATACCGTTCACTGATCGCTAAAATCGATAGTCGTTATCAGCATATTTCAGTTGTGCATTTATTGGGAGCGATTGCTGCAGGAATTGGATTTATGTGTTGGATGACAGGCGATCTTTTTTTGATCGGCGATCTACCCTTGAGTGAGATCGGTTTTAGAGTACTATTGATATCATTGACTGTACTTGTACTGATCAAATTCATCAAGTGGAGAGTGCCCGATTGGAAGATCATTGGTTACACCGTTGGCGGACTCATTTACATTTCCATGTCCTGGGGTTTATTGGTGAATCTGTACAACTATTTTGATGGGAATACTTATGAAAAAGGCTGGTTGTTACCGATGCTCATCATTGCAACGATCTGGATCAACGATACTATGGCCTATCTGGTAGGTTCTTTTATCGGAAAAACTCCTTTTTCTCCCATCTCTCCCAAGAAAACCTGGGAAGGAACAGCAGGCGGCGCTATTCTGGCCGTGGCAGTGGTTACCGCTGCAGGTATATATTGGCTTCAACTGCCCATGCTTCAGTTACTATTGATCACCATCACTTCCGCAGTCATGGGTACATTGGGCGATCTGCTTGAAAGTAAACTCAAACGTATGGCCGGAGTAAAAGACAGCGGTAGTTTTATGCCCGGACACGGGGGCTTCCTAGACAGATTCGATTCTTTATTACTGGCAGTGCCCTATGTATGGCTCGTTTTATTCCTCTTTGGTTAA
- a CDS encoding UDP-2,3-diacylglucosamine diphosphatase: MERRPLDVVVMSDLHLGTYGCHAKEIVNYLKSIQPQILVLNGDIIDIWQFNKRYFPVAHMQVIKEIMHLLSKGTRVIYITGNHDEALRRYSDMHMGNFQLTDKVVMEINGKMTWIFHGDVFDATTKGSAKLLAKLGGHGYDLLILINSLINRCLKMMGREKMSFSKKVKNSVKKAVSWIGNFEQTAAELAIEKKYDYVICGHIHQPQKRVITTKEGSVIYLNSGDWIENLTALEYQNNEWTIYQYDEKQFADTVAPVVTMEKKLPQLNVVTDEIALFIHSLAIQS, encoded by the coding sequence ATGGAAAGACGTCCGCTTGATGTTGTGGTGATGAGTGATCTGCATTTAGGCACTTATGGTTGTCATGCCAAAGAGATTGTCAACTATCTGAAAAGTATTCAGCCGCAAATTCTTGTTCTCAATGGTGATATCATTGATATCTGGCAATTCAATAAAAGATACTTCCCTGTTGCACATATGCAAGTGATCAAAGAGATCATGCACCTTTTAAGCAAAGGAACACGCGTCATTTATATCACCGGTAATCATGATGAAGCTTTGCGTCGCTACTCAGATATGCATATGGGGAATTTCCAGTTGACCGATAAAGTGGTGATGGAGATCAATGGTAAAATGACCTGGATCTTTCATGGTGATGTATTTGATGCAACAACCAAAGGCAGTGCAAAACTATTGGCCAAACTTGGCGGACATGGTTATGATCTGCTTATCCTGATCAATAGTCTGATCAACAGATGCCTGAAGATGATGGGAAGAGAGAAGATGAGCTTTAGTAAAAAAGTAAAGAACAGCGTGAAGAAGGCTGTATCATGGATCGGCAATTTTGAACAAACTGCTGCAGAACTGGCCATCGAAAAAAAATATGACTATGTGATCTGTGGACATATCCATCAACCACAAAAAAGAGTGATCACCACAAAAGAAGGTTCTGTTATTTATCTCAACAGTGGCGACTGGATCGAAAATCTGACTGCACTCGAATACCAAAACAACGAATGGACAATTTATCAATATGACGAGAAACAATTTGCTGATACTGTAGCACCGGTTGTTACCATGGAAAAAAAATTACCACAGTTAAACGTGGTGACAGACGAGATCGCATTATTCATTCATTCTTTAGCCATTCAATCATGA
- a CDS encoding glycosyltransferase family protein gives MKILYAVQATGNGHISRAMELMPFLKQYGEVDIFLSGSNSHLQADLPIKFRSNGLSLFYGNTGGLDYWRMWKELHLKRIFREAQALPVEKYDLVINDFDSITSLSCKLKKVKSVGFGHQASFQSAYTPRDDKKDIAGEIILKHYATSSAYIGLHFASYDDFIYPPVIKSEILYADPSDQGHITVYLSHYSDEVVINALQKIKDVRFEIFSKKVKSVTSFGNIKLLPISNTGFTQSMIHSKAVITGAGFETPAEALYLGKQLLCLPIRGQYEQRCNAAALKDYGVTIIDKISHNFTEQVYQWLQVSAAKQLSLSHSTYDIVQQAIELGRSLQPIKKEESLLNEEDLLALF, from the coding sequence ATGAAAATATTATATGCCGTTCAGGCAACCGGAAACGGACATATCAGCAGAGCAATGGAACTTATGCCTTTCCTAAAACAATATGGAGAGGTGGATATTTTTTTAAGCGGCAGTAATAGCCACCTGCAAGCAGACCTTCCCATAAAATTTCGTAGCAATGGATTAAGTTTATTCTATGGAAATACAGGTGGATTGGACTACTGGCGTATGTGGAAGGAACTGCATCTGAAGAGAATCTTTAGGGAAGCTCAGGCATTACCCGTAGAAAAATATGATCTGGTGATCAATGATTTTGACAGTATTACTTCCTTGTCATGTAAACTCAAAAAAGTAAAAAGTGTTGGATTTGGGCATCAGGCCAGTTTTCAGAGTGCATATACTCCGAGAGATGACAAGAAAGATATTGCGGGAGAAATAATATTGAAACATTATGCAACATCGTCGGCTTATATAGGTTTACATTTCGCATCGTACGATGATTTCATTTATCCTCCTGTTATTAAAAGTGAGATCTTATATGCTGACCCAAGTGATCAAGGGCATATTACCGTATATCTTTCCCATTACAGTGATGAAGTAGTGATCAATGCTTTACAAAAAATCAAAGATGTTCGATTCGAAATCTTTTCAAAGAAAGTAAAGTCTGTGACAAGCTTTGGGAATATCAAATTACTGCCTATCAGTAATACCGGTTTTACACAAAGTATGATCCATTCAAAAGCTGTGATCACCGGTGCCGGTTTTGAAACACCTGCAGAAGCTTTGTATCTCGGAAAACAATTATTGTGTCTGCCTATTCGCGGACAATATGAGCAACGCTGTAATGCTGCCGCACTAAAAGATTATGGTGTCACCATCATAGATAAGATCAGCCATAACTTCACAGAACAAGTCTATCAATGGCTTCAGGTATCTGCTGCTAAACAACTTTCACTTTCACACAGCACTTATGATATCGTACAACAAGCCATTGAATTGGGCAGAAGTTTACAGCCGATCAAAAAGGAGGAATCTTTACTGAATGAAGAGGATCTGCTCGCTTTATTTTAA
- a CDS encoding phosphatidylserine decarboxylase family protein — protein sequence MTIHREGYQSIGIGALIFGVLNVASFTFLSASMPWLAIIIFVITLGLLLFLISFFRIPNRTHTINDKQLICPADGKVVVIEEVVDEEYFKDKRLQVSIFMSPANVHVNRNPMSGEVIYNQYHKGKYLVAWHPKSSTENERWSVAVKNNYGTILYKQIAGALAKRICNYTSVGQQVKQCDEYGFIKFGSRVDILLPVGTKVEVSMNQVVKGGVTVLASWE from the coding sequence ATGACCATTCATCGCGAAGGTTACCAATCTATTGGCATCGGTGCATTGATTTTCGGTGTGCTGAATGTGGCATCTTTTACTTTTTTGAGTGCTTCTATGCCCTGGTTAGCCATCATCATTTTTGTGATCACACTCGGATTATTATTATTCTTGATTTCCTTTTTCAGAATTCCCAATCGCACGCATACCATCAATGACAAACAATTGATCTGTCCGGCAGATGGAAAAGTAGTGGTGATCGAAGAAGTAGTTGATGAAGAATACTTCAAAGACAAAAGATTACAGGTAAGTATTTTTATGAGTCCTGCCAATGTGCACGTGAATAGAAATCCGATGAGCGGTGAAGTGATCTATAATCAATATCATAAAGGGAAATATTTGGTGGCATGGCATCCGAAATCATCTACTGAAAATGAAAGATGGAGTGTAGCAGTAAAAAATAATTACGGAACCATACTGTATAAACAAATTGCCGGAGCATTGGCGAAACGAATTTGTAACTATACTTCTGTTGGACAACAAGTGAAGCAATGTGATGAATACGGCTTTATCAAATTCGGTAGCCGAGTAGATATTTTATTGCCTGTAGGTACTAAAGTTGAAGTGAGTATGAATCAGGTGGTGAAGGGTGGTGTGACTGTTCTAGCTAGTTGGGAATAA
- a CDS encoding flavin reductase family protein: MKTIDISSLPVMEKQQWLQHAIAPRPVCFASTIDKEGNVNLSPFSFFNLFSSNPPIVIFSPARRGRDNTTKHTLENVLEVPECVINIVDYAMVQQMSLSSCEFPKGVNEFVKAGFTEQPATRVQPPMVKEAKIKLECKVNEVKSLGENGGAGQLVIAEVLCMHVDESILGEDGKIDQQKLELVARLGGDWYCKVDPTNLFKVPKPNTKLGIGVDQLPESIRNSQVLTGNHLGILGNVHEMPDIDASFTDDRVKNIFQYYSVSPAEMEVELHKYAAELLNTGEVEKAWQVLLCN, translated from the coding sequence ATGAAAACAATTGATATCAGCTCATTACCCGTTATGGAAAAACAGCAATGGTTGCAGCATGCGATTGCACCCAGACCTGTTTGCTTTGCGAGTACAATTGATAAAGAGGGCAATGTGAACCTGAGTCCATTTAGTTTTTTCAATTTGTTTTCATCGAATCCGCCTATTGTTATTTTTTCACCTGCCAGAAGAGGACGGGATAATACCACGAAGCATACGCTTGAAAACGTGCTTGAAGTTCCCGAATGTGTGATCAATATTGTTGATTATGCGATGGTGCAACAAATGAGTTTATCAAGCTGCGAATTTCCAAAAGGTGTGAATGAATTTGTGAAAGCCGGATTTACAGAACAGCCTGCAACACGTGTTCAACCACCCATGGTGAAAGAAGCTAAGATCAAGTTAGAATGCAAAGTAAATGAAGTAAAGAGTTTAGGTGAAAATGGGGGTGCAGGACAACTCGTTATCGCTGAAGTACTTTGTATGCATGTGGATGAAAGTATTTTAGGAGAGGATGGAAAGATCGATCAACAAAAACTGGAGTTGGTTGCCCGATTAGGAGGAGATTGGTATTGCAAAGTAGACCCGACTAACTTATTCAAAGTACCAAAACCCAATACAAAACTTGGAATTGGGGTAGATCAATTACCGGAGAGTATTCGTAATAGCCAAGTGCTTACCGGCAACCACCTGGGCATATTGGGCAATGTTCATGAGATGCCTGATATTGACGCCTCTTTTACAGATGACCGCGTAAAAAACATTTTTCAATACTATTCTGTAAGTCCGGCAGAGATGGAAGTAGAACTCCACAAATATGCTGCTGAATTATTGAATACAGGGGAAGTTGAAAAAGCATGGCAGGTATTGCTCTGTAATTAA